AAGTTTCAGAAAAAGGACTGAGGTCAAAGAGTGCTAAATTGGCTCAAGAATGCTAATAATCATCTCTGCGTTTTCAGAATAATCTGATGAAAAAGGCGAGTGCGCTGGCTGACCTCTGATTTTCTGATTTGGTTTGTACTTTCCCCAGACTTGGCAGTCTGTGACAATGAGAGAACTGTAATATGAATTATCTGACATGAGTATAAATACTTTCCATGGGTAATTGACCCTTttcctggacacacacactccaagaTCAAAAGGGTATATCCTCTAGACTCCAAGAGCCACTgattaaacacatttcagaagTATTTCCCTTCCATTTCCAGAGCAGATCTGGCAAAGGCATATGAGATGTGTTTCATTAAGTTCTATCATGAAATGTGGTCCCTTACATATGTGTGCGTACTGTATGTGACAGTACAGTGCGcttatgtatgtgcatgtgtgctgctctatctgtctctctatGTATATGGTGTACATTTTTATCTAGTGAGGGGAAGTGACGAGACATGTTGCCAGCCAAGTCTCAATGTTTCTCAAGAAAGACAAATGGCATTGTTCCAGGAGCAGATACCAGCTTTACTGCCAAATCCCTGCTGGCTGGACTGAAATTTCAGCCATGTaaagagagcaggagtggagcAGGGTCTGACAAAAGATGACACTGGCTTGTAAGTTTTAGGCAATGACGCTCAGGGGGATTCCATTATGTGGCTGTCACACAGCATTAGGCGAGACAGCAAACACTTTCATGTGTGGATTACCATTTACCCATCGGAGATAATAGATATTTGCCTTGGCTAATCCATTCctctattgatttttttccctttaataaCTTCTTGCAAGCAAGCAAATTTTAATAAGTGCAAGAATGCTGACATGTAAGAAGCTGAAACAAAGGGCTGCGTTTGACACAGATAAGCTACTTAATGTAGTTTTCCATACAAATATGAGATATAAGATAATTTTGGACAACCCTATTTATTTCATACCCAACCTGTATAACGTACATAGCGTGAATTTAGAAAATCCCATTGTTATATAAAATCCAACTACAGAAATATTACTGTGTAAATGTTTGCAATTACCAGTGGAGCTGCTAAAAGTATTACAGTTAGCTTTAAAAAGTTTTACAGTATTAAAGAGTATTAATTCAATAACATGCTTTCGCGAAGAATATGTCAGATACAGAACAGTTGTGTCTCAGACAGAGGGTCAAAGCATCttaatgtttatttcatgtttaataTAATGTCCATGTTTAATAGTAACATGCAAATCAACAGTGAATCAGTTGTAGCAAGTATTGTTTGCATGTCCAAAGCTGATATCACTTATTTCCCTGTGCCATAGACCACCCTTTTTGTCCCAAAACTATTAAAACACCGTCACATGATCCTTCATTACCACACTGTcaatgtagtttattttgagtcaataTCACACACTAAATACCAGCTACAGTACTAAATGTGTATTCATCAACCACTGACATTAGTCCCCCAgcatgtgtttcagtgtttaacaaacattttctaGAAACTGTGATGCTCAGctgttttattcagtgaaacGTTTGTTTGGAGCCAGTGAGCTGTGAAATAAGGATGTTAAGGATGTTGGAAATTACTGAAAACAGACTAATGCTTTGTTAGTTTTAGCCTTTTTAGGACACTTGCAGACAGTGTGACAAATGCATGACAAACATCACCAGTCATACCCTTTAATATATTAACAAGAAttttatgcaaaaatatttctatttgGTTTGaaaattgctttatttataGCACAGAAGTACAATGGGTGTGGCACTCTCATGACATTAAGCAATTGGAATGACATGTCAGTTTTGAAATTCATCCAGCACAGTTTCCTGTATCATAAATGTACCACACAACTCTTCCTTAGCCTTCAACCCCCACCATTATAACGGTATAAAGTTCaaagaataacaacaaacaacaaaatgtcattagaaataatatcacatttaaagacatttaaagaaaataaaggttttGCTGCCTCAGATTCTCCATCCCAGGCTCATAGCACAATCATAGTTAAGTTTCTTAAACAAAGGCAGGTTTATTGTCAATTGTGACTGCATTTAGGTATACACTGAACTGTTAAAGTGATAAAAAATGTGTTGGTTAGCATAACAAAAATCAGTCACAcaatgattttattcattttggctCAACTACATGttttcaagataaaaaaaaaaagaacttttgtTATAGTTACTGTTCTTCTTCCAGTTCTCATTTCCACATTCAGATGTCTGGTGTCTGGGGGCCCTTTGTCCTCGGCTTCGGCACCGGTGAAGGTTTTTGTCCTTCTGGAGCTGTGGATAGCTGTGGAGGCTTGTTCTCAGGCTGAGCTTCTGGCTGAGAAACACTCTTGTAACAGGCTCTGGGTGAAGGCTCTGGGCTCAGGAGTGAAAAGTCCTCAATCGGGTGCACCGTCTCATACTCTGTCCTGAGGGAGTCTGGCTCTCTTTTGCTTACAGAAAGCATCCTGAGCTCTTCTTTGGTCTTggttctgttttcagttttgttgcgTCTGAGGCAGCAACATAATACGATGATAATGGTGAGCAAAAGCACAATCAGACCTGCGCCTCCTGCAAGAACTGCCAGAACAGTTTTGGAAGTAAAACAGAGCATAGTTGGAGGTGACGGCGTTGGACTTTTACAGGTTGGTTGAACAGTGTCACTCTTCATTTTGCTGACTTTGTTTGCCACACTACATGTAAAGTTTCCCTCACCTTGCAGCTGTGTCAGTGATAtgctcagtttttgttttgtttcgctCGGTAAGGTCTTCTCATTGATGGCCCATGAGAACACCAAGCCTTGAGAGGATGCTACATAGCAATTAAGGTGAACAGATTTAGACTTGAAATCACAGATATAGTTAAGCTGAGGCTTTGATACCTTGTCCATCATGCAGAGATGACCAGCCCATGTTTTAGCCAGTGTACCATTGGGATGCAGTAAGGATCCTTTGTAAGCCCCTGCACTTGAGGACTGTAGATCCGTCAGCAAAAGAGATCCAGTTGCAGTGATGTCCGCTGGCTTTCCAACTGAGACTCTGCCTCGTTCTCTGTAGAAAATTACTGAGTTATTACGTGTCCATCTCAACACATGTGAGGTCTCCAGTCCATCGTAGGCTAAAGGTAAAGTTAGATTCTGCCCAACAGCAGCATAGAGTTCACAGGCATCCTTGTTTGCTGCTGAGAGGTTGATGAATCCTAACAGAATGATAATGCCAAGAGGAGCAGCAAAACACGCCATAATATACATAGGCTGGATCAAGTTATCCTTGTAATAAACCTCGATCAAGAAGCAGGTCTTTTAAAATGAGTTTCATTTGCAACCCAGAGTACAACTagcacaaaaatgacaaatgtcaaAGAGAAGCAAATCTTCAATAGGAAGGAAATTCTGTTACTCAAGAGTCTACTTTCAGTTCTCTGGAACTGACAAAACGCACTGTCAGAGTCATGTGGCAATAAACCTTTTCTGCTCGCATGAATAATCAACAGGAATATATTTAGAAATTTGTGACTTGTGTTGCAATTCACTGTAGTCATTTCAAGCATGACCTGATGGCGAAGTGAACCACTAAAATCGCAGAAAATTCATATGACTTCAGTTTTTTCCAAATTGTATCATCTGAACTATCTgtaagaatttcccttcagggataaataaaggaattctgattctgattctgaacgctatctatctatctatgtaatTTGAGAATATCAATTATAAATAACATACATATATCAatgcaatgaaaatgaaaaggcaggTATAAAGGTATAGACAAGAGTTTAGACAAGAGCTCAAACCGAGCTAATGTCATGTATGGTATGGTTTTCTAGGGTAGAGGTTGTTAAAGCCTCTTACTGTTTTGACTGCAGACTCAGTCAGATGAAGTCAGAATCAACTGTCTGTCACTCAAGCTCTGCCTGCCAGCCTAACCGTTGTGGCCGACCCATGCAGCACAGTAACAgatgtccatctgtccatctccaCTTTGCAAGCCAGCTGCTAAGGGTTAGTAACTCAAACCCACTGGTACTTAAATTTGTCATATGTACCAACAATAGCATATAAGACATGTCATTGgaaggtaaacacacactcaaattcTGCTCAAATTCTACCTCAGAGTGCAGGGATAACaaggaaacagaaggaaaaacagcaaaaatatcaaGTCCTTGACAGACACTAAGAACGACAACTCTAGCGGGACGTTCACAttgctctgtgtttgctgtctgttGCAGAATGCAACagtttgctaacatgttagtGTAACAACTTGATAAGCTCATATTTCTTTAAGTTCGCAGTTGGTGATTATTTAAAAGCCTGGTTTATGTCAAACTACTGAGGTGAACATTCTTTCAATGAGCAGGGATTTAGAAGACACTATGTAAATCACCCTGTCAGGTTCTAACTGGCTTAATATGTGTTCTGCAAACAGGACGCAGCCAACAACACACTGTATAATATTTTAAGCAAGTACAAATGGTATTAAGTTACTGAAGTATTATGAAAGGAATTCCAAGAGTTATTATCAGAAAGATATTTCCCTGCTggctttttcattatttatccTGGTTATTGGTTTTTGCCTGTCAAAGAATACAAATGActttcatttgtcttctctAAATTGGTTTAGTCAGGGCTGCCTCTCCTGATAAAGGAACTGAATAATGAGGGGCCGCCACCTCATGTAAATATCTGTTGCAAATGCTTTTGTTCTGGTGTCTTCAGTAGAGCAGCTGAgctatacagtatgtgtattaTGTAATTAGAGACAGTGACCATGCTGtcagttaaaaatgaaatgaaaccatctCAATAAATCTGCTGCATGGAAAGCTGTCCTTTACTTTTAACAAACAATAACAGGCTCCAGCCAAATCCGGTTGTATTCTGACCACATTTGGTTCAGTGGTTTTAGTCCAATAATTCTCCAAGAGGCACATTCTTCTTTGGTTTATAATTTGGTGGATTTGAAACTGAGCTGgtattttttcatctttttaaattaaaaatttgctTCTGAAATGCACCCAATCATCATAATCAAGTGAGTTTTCTGTAAATCCCCCACAGCAATTCCAGTAAAGCAGTCATTCTTCAGTTAACATCTAGAAAATCCCTTGTCATTCTGTAATTCATGGCATCTACAACCCTCCAAAGTACTACGATAACCGTGCTGGCTGGAGCCACACTAGAATGAGTTCATTTTGTGCCCCACAACTATAATTTCATGCAATTAGCAGTGATTCACAATCTTTCTGCAACTCTCAGCACCTTCAAAGATGCCCCAGCAAGAAGAACACCTGTTTCTTTTAGTTTCACCGTCATTACACTTTTTCCAACCCTGAGGGAACAGATTGATGTAAAATGTTAGCTATTTGGAGCGGGCGGACTGAGAGCTGAATGCAATGAATTCCTTGTTACAAATGTTGTAAAGATTATATCtccaaggattttttttccccccaccagCTCACAAATAGGaacatgtgtgtaaatgtgcatgcatgtgtggttCACAGACAAGCAAAGCAAACATATGGAGtgcttgtgttttatgtcaTAACTCACATGAGCATAAGGACGTGTCTATTCCCAACTCCCCACCTTTTTGTCTGCAATACTGTACCTGGCAAGAAAAACTTACACAGAAATGCACTGAGGGTTGTCAGCTGGAAGAGTTTACTGATCCAGCTTTTTACTTTCCCCTGCTTCAGCAGCCTTCAACAAAAGATCAATGCATCAGGAGAACGAAAATACTTAACAGATTTTTTCATACTGTAGCCCATATACTAATCCATCTGGTTCCCATTAAATGTATACCTATGGATCGaaattctgacaaaacaaacaccttactaataaattaaaaggaaaattgCAATAACAAATTTCAGATTCTAAGTGGCTCCATAGGAGCTGAATATCACAGAAACTGTTTCACAGGGATGGCAGTTTGTAACTATTAGGGCAGTCACTCTGTGATTCTGCACattgtatttgaaatgaaataatatgaaGGTTATGAGGTTGGCTTTCATCTATTACTTTAAGGGTATTTATATCCATATCTAATAAACCAAGTAGAAACTGTATCCATTTTCATATATACTCACCTCCATCCCCCCCAAAGGTAAAAAGCATTTCAACCtcacagcaaatgttttatttctaattCAGTGTGCTGTAAGAGAGTCAGTACGAGGACACATCCACCCATCGCATGGAAGTTAAACCAACCACTGTCTATGTGTTGTCTCCATTCACAGTCTATTGAAACTGGTGTTTCGACctcatgcaaaaataaactgaaattattgcCAACAAATATAGCCTTTTTTATATGGGCAAAAAAATAATGAGTCTTCTTTCATGACACCATTTGCTAAGTAGTACCTTTTTATTGTATAACAACACACTAGACCTTTGGACTGAAGGCTTGTGATTAGGCCACAAccataagaaagaaaaaactatCCCAATTCTCTTCACTTCTGCTCCT
This is a stretch of genomic DNA from Scatophagus argus isolate fScaArg1 chromosome 7, fScaArg1.pri, whole genome shotgun sequence. It encodes these proteins:
- the LOC124062489 gene encoding T-cell surface antigen CD2-like yields the protein MYIMACFAAPLGIIILLGFINLSAANKDACELYAAVGQNLTLPLAYDGLETSHVLRWTRNNSVIFYRERGRVSVGKPADITATGSLLLTDLQSSSAGAYKGSLLHPNGTLAKTWAGHLCMMDKVSKPQLNYICDFKSKSVHLNCYVASSQGLVFSWAINEKTLPSETKQKLSISLTQLQGEGNFTCSVANKVSKMKSDTVQPTCKSPTPSPPTMLCFTSKTVLAVLAGGAGLIVLLLTIIIVLCCCLRRNKTENRTKTKEELRMLSVSKREPDSLRTEYETVHPIEDFSLLSPEPSPRACYKSVSQPEAQPENKPPQLSTAPEGQKPSPVPKPRTKGPQTPDI